The Ziziphus jujuba cultivar Dongzao chromosome 12, ASM3175591v1 sequence GATTTTCCACGTAAAATATGGTGTCttgattcattattattatgtttttattttattttatttgttaattacaCTTTGCCTATTTAattcctaaaaaagaaaaaaataatttactgGCCAAATAATTTCATggattacattttttaaaaaataaataaataaattgacttATTGTATTTCACTTGATTAGATTCCcaaaaaaatagattaaaatgGTTTTGCTCAAGTAGCTTTTAAGAGTTATTGGTTTTGCTCATGGATTacgagttattttttttttttttttgaagtccAAATTTGTTTCCCCTTTACACCCCaggaaataattattaaaataaaaaaaaaaaaaaggctcaaagTGAATTCTGCTAGTTTGGCCTGTTACAAAGAACCGTACCACCCATAGATTAGAGCTTCCCTATTTTTGAACcaaaataatcattttattaaaaaactcaaaataaaaaaattccaaaattaaataaaaataataataaaaaaattccaaaattaaatCAATCATTTTTTGGACATCTAATTATATACACAAAACAAACACCTCTAGGTCACTTAAAATATACACAGTGTTTTCTTCTCCcacttttgaattttgaattccaAACTTTGTTAAGACTTCAAGATGAGGCCCTTGCATCAAAGCAAAGCCGTCTCTTATTATCTCTAATATTGCTGTTCGAATGATCTCTCTCTGGCTCAGCCCTTCCTCTACCTCCAATTGCACTACAATCCCACTGCGTGGCTCGCAAATGGGTCGCTACATGGCCGTGCCGATTTGTTGAGAAGTGATTAGAAAGATGAAATAAACGGAGAAGTGAAGGAGCTGCCCCAAGTGGAAAAGGCAAGAAATGTGTCAATTGGTGAATAGTAGGAGTACTGAGTGGTCAGTACTCCGGGAGtatttagaaaattttccaggtttttgatatataaaactGGAATTTATATCCACCTACCACTTTTATTTTGAGCATTGCCAGCTAGACTAAATCGACAAGCCCTGATAATGGCAGAAAAAGAACTATGGTTGACACttgacagattttttttttttttttttccttcttttggtTAAATATATTGACACTTTGACAGTTTCTTCATCTGTCATTCCCCCTTATGATTGGTGATTTGTGGTGAATAAATTATGTAGATTTTTTGGTAACAATGGCAGTTGAACATTTTTCTATGCTAAATTCCCAAAGTTAAGTGGGTTAGATTATGAGTGGGATTAATTATGAGTGGGATTAACTGCTGTCATATTGTAATTTGTTGCATTTAATTCTGTTTCtacttattataaaaaataaaaatatttaaacttttctaaactaaaaatttaattagtaaattcatAAGGGTAACCAATTAAAATGTTGCATAACTATGTGAGTCCTATTGGTAATAatcctagttttttttttttctcctccctTTGATAAAGATAATTTGCgacaaatgatttttttttttttaaattttagatttaagATGATGTTATTAAATTAGTGTAAAACTTATATTGTGGATAttggatatttattataattatcaacTATTTTTGTTTACTTAAGTAGACATTCACCATcacataattaacaataaatagtTCCCATTTTCAATTTTGGATGAGTAAATGTTGGATTGTTATGATTGGTACACCTAAGGTTCCATCTTTGCTACTCTGGGTGAGTAGAAATAGTTAGAATAAGTAACCATATTCTTAcctgacaaaaaagaaaaatgcttatGCTCTCAAAGATAAAGCCCCATAATATGCAACAACTATACTGTATTATTTAATGCAAGTTGGCTTCAAGGTAGGCAACCAATTGGACCAACCCAATTTAAGAATTTTCTACCTTATCTTAATTAAGTTTGAGTCTTACGCCACAAACACCCAGTTaattaatttggtttgttttaactaattttgcagctttctttattcatttttatttaataaaaaaataaataaactaaaaatagaaagaaaagtaGTTAACGATAAAAGAATATGTAGAAAAATggggttaattaatttttttttccagttaTCATTCCTTTTTTTCAATTCAGAAAATGAAACTTAAAATTCATGTTTTACtagaattttgtattttagtatttaacatgaagaaaaaaagacaaGAATAAATGGACAACtgtacaattacattatattataaaaattcaatttccacatatttcacatcaattttaaccaaataaataaacggaaaaaaaaaacaaaaaaaggggcAAAAGTAAAAGTGCCATTACGGCATTACCActcaattataaaaatgaattaaaaaaataaaagaaaatacaaaagaaaaaaaaaaaaaaaaaaaaaaacaaagcctCAAAACAGTGATTGTGACATTGTCATATGGAATTATTGGAGGGCAATGTTTTGGTAGAATGTCAGTACAGCAGCAACTCAGTAGCCTCCATTTCTCACTGCCATCCAAATCTTAAATTCATCAATCAATCAAACGACTGTTAATTCACTTTCACAATCTGACGGTTAAACGACAACCACACAATTTTTGTCGGCTCCACATAATCAACGGCCAAAGTTAGACCCGTTACCgccaaaacaataaaaacctGTCAGTTTAaccaatttcttaaaaaaaattttgtcataaaaaataaatttgaaagtgGTAGTGGGACAAGAtgacaaaaaaagtaaaacgaCAAGAACTAAGCAgatgcttttaaattttaattccaaaatactaataataataataataattaaaaataattaaccaaatattctatttttcagttaattaaaaaaattgattaagattaaaatatatatatatatatatatatatgccgcAAACAGAAAATAATGATGATCTGTGAGAGGgtgttggttgtttttctaaAACAGCGAGCCCCCTGGATCTGATTTATTTGTGAAAGCAAACGCAATCAATCACACGTATAAATACAAGCCCAACACTAACtactgaaaaaaaagaaatcccaTAAATTCGGACTCGCCCAAaatagctttctttctttctttcattcattctttcacttttttttctctctctaatctAATCTCTGCCCTTCTGCTTTGTGCTTTTCAATCTCACTCTTTAACGACCCCGAAAGTGCTAGGAGCCTCAAAACCCTAACAACTGTTCTTGTgagtttctttttcatttttatctttttggaatGTATTTGCATTGGTTGTGTTTGTGTTGGTGGATGGTGATTTGTATTGGTTTTGATTGGatctgattttattattttattattttttttttaaaattttttttgaatttttttttttttttttgagatctTGGAATTTTATGTAAGTGTGAGAAAATTCatgcatttgaattttttttttgtttggttggtTGGAATCTTAGGAAATTTTATGGGAATTCGGGATCTTTGTGCTGGAGTGTTTTTGGGACGTAAATTGTGGTAAACTGATGTAGTGGATCTTGGATTCTTGTTGCAGGTTGGATACTGTAGGAGGGTGGGTGCTATATTTCACTGAAATTTTGGCATTATTTGGTGGCGTGATAACTGCTTTGTATTGTTGGATTCCGTGGATCGCTGATCCATTATTGGGTACTGTGTCTCATGCATTTGGGATCTCAGTTTTGCTATTCTGAGTTATGCTTGTGAATTGAATTGTGATGGACTTCTAAATAAATCTCTGAGTCTGCTGGTTTGTCGAAGCAACAAAGATCTGCAACGAAGTGCAAATTATTGTTTCAATGCAAGCAGGGGTTGTCTGGATTCATAGTAACGTGTATAGAAGCTTGTGTGCTGTAGTAGGTTATGGTTGTCCCTGTTCTTGGAGATTTAGGTTTAAGGGATTGATCATTTAGTGAAGTTTTATTTAACTAGATTGTTGAAAAGGGGTTCAACAATTTGGACATGAGAAGCTTCTGGTGGAATAAATTATCTGTCATTTTCGGCCCTAGACCGCCGCTCAGCTGGTTACTTTTGTGCTTCATTTCTGCACTCGCACTAATTGCAGTCTTAGGATCTTCATCTTCCAGTGCCTTTGACTCTATAACTCCCACCACAGTTCCTGACATTTATTCAAACTATAGACGGCTTAAAGAGCAGGCAGCAGTTGATTATCTGGAGCTTAGGTCTATCTCTTTGGGAGCTACTCGGCAAAGGGAGCTTGACCTTTGTggtaaagaaagagaaaattatGTACCCTGTTACAATGTTACTGCAAATCTTTTAGCTGGGTACAAAGATGGGGAGGAATTTGATCGGCATTGTGAACTATCAAGAGAAGGAGAGCGGTGTTTGGTTCGCCCTCCTAAAGACTATAAGATCCCCTTAAGGTGGCCAGCTGGTAGGGATGTGATATGGAGTGGAAATGTCAAGATAACCAAAGACCAATTTCTTTCATCTGGAAGCATGACTAAAAGGTACCATTATTCAGATAAGATTAATTggtttttaatcttttgaaaaaATTCACAAAGGTCTATAGAACAGAGGTAAGTAAAAAGGATGGTTTTGATGTTATTTTCTTTGTTGGCTTTCTGAGCAACAGGTTGATGTTACTTGAAGAAAACCAAATTGCCTTTCACTCTGAGGATGGTCTGATCTTTGATGGTGTCAAGGATTATTCTCGTCAAATTGCCGAGATGATAGGGTTAGGAAGTGAGTCGGAATTTCGACAGGCTGGTGTAAGTCTAGTTTCTCTCTTGATAAGTCCTGCCTGTGATCATGGGATAACATTGTGTTTTAAAAGCTGTCATCTGTTgaatacttatatatattgcCTGTGCAGAATactaaaaaaaaggttttaaactGTAACCAGAGGTTAGGTGTTACTTTTTTTTGAACATGTGTATAAATAcaattcttttaataaatttctttaGGTCTATATTGTGTGCAGTAGGACTTTCAGTTAACCTTTCCTTTAAAACAATTGTAGGTCCGAACTGTACTAGATATTGGTTGTGGGTTTGGTAGCTTTGGAGCTCATTTATTATCACTCGGAGTAATGCCTGTTTGTATTGCGGAATATGAGGTAACAGGAAGTCAAGTTCAGCTGGCCCTTGAGAGAGGTCTTCCGGCAATGATTGGAAACTTCATTACAAGACAGCTTCCATATCCATCATTGTCATTTGACATGGTTCACTGTGCTCAGTGTGGAGTCCTTTGGGACAAAAAAGGTAATCTTTTAGGTAGATTTGGTGTTTTTGGTTCTTTATATTAACTCTATTCATGTGTAACCATATTAGAAAGCATTAAATTTTAGCTCAGTTGACAGTCTCCTTTTTTGTTTATGTCACAACCATTCTAGGCGCACTTAGAACTAAATTACCTGAATTTCTTCTTCAGTTGAGTTTCTCCGctcttatttcaaaaaataatttctgtATAACTAGATGCAGTTTGCCTCATGATGGAAATTCACTGCTTTATGGgcttaaattttagaaattcatgCCAAATTGGGATATTAGAAATTGATGTGGTTTTGTTCATATGAGAGAGTGGTATTTGAACAGTGTGatcttttttattagaaaaataccATTGGATACCGTTAGCCAAACTGTAGCATGCGTTTTGTAGACAGTCAAACCTTTTCTCAGAAACACACAAAATTTGAAGCTGAACTGATAATTTTTGAAGGATATATATACTTCCCAAGAATATGCACAGGATAAACTAGAAGTTTTGATGCTTTTCAATTGAACACATGGATGCttcattccaaaattttcacttCCATTACAACATGTTCTTTTcagtaaatttgtaattttgcaATTCGGTCAGCTTATGTGGCCTGTcttgttttctttcttaaattgagTGTCTAACAATGATTAGTTCATGAACCAGATGGGATGCTACTCCTAGAAGTTGACCGGGTACTCAAGCCTGGAGGTTACTTTGTTTTAACCTCACCTGCAAGCAATCCACATGGAAGTTCATTGAGTATGAAGAAGAAAAGCATGTCAACTCCAATAGAAGAATTGACTGAGAAAATCTGTTGGAGTGTTCTTGCTCAACAGGATGAAACTTTTGTTTGGCAAAAAACTGCTGATTCTAGGTGCTATACAACTCGGTGAGTATTGTCATAGTAAATACACTCTTCCAttttagaatattattatttaattttatttttggatattcgGAACTTTTCAAGTAACCTTTCATAGAGATGCTATTGACCCGAATTGGTTCTATTATAGTACTtgttacatttattattttacggTAAGGGTCGTTTAGTATTTACTTGGTTTGCTTATTAGCCTACATAACTCTCTTTGTGTTATTCATTGGCAATTGCAATAAGAAACCTAGCATTATTTTCTCGCTTTTCCTTCACTTTTCCTTTGATTCTTTCTTTTGTGCTGAATAACATAACAAGTTGGACACAGCAAGGTTCACTTTTGTGTCTAACTTGACATTTtacttttgttcttttttgcaGCAAGCATACTATTCCACCATGCAAAGAAGGGCATGAGACACAATCTTATTATCGAACCCTGGTGTCATGTATAAGTGGAACCAACAGCAAACACTGGTCtccaatacaaaacaagtcctCTGGTTCCAAATTAAGCTCGGCAGAGATTGAAATTCATGGCAAGTATTTTTCGatcactttttcctttttgcttttcttcttgttttgatGTTCATGGTGGAGCTTGCTACCAtggaacaattttattttaaccctttttgtttattttagatTTGATGGGACCTTGTTTTCATTCAATCCTCTACCCAAATAATTGTTCTCGGCAGGAATATTGACACCCTTTTTATCTTTCCAGGAGTTCAGCCTGAAGATTTCTATGAAGACCTGGAGGTGTGGAGGTCAGCTCTGAAAAACTATTGGTCTTTGCTTACACCCTTAATTTTCTCTGACCACCCAAAGAGACCAGGTGATGAAGACCCTTTACCACCATTCAACATGATACGCAATGTTATGGACATGAGTGCTCATTATGGGGGTTTAAATGCTGCATTTCTGGAGGAAAAGAAATCTGCCTGGGTGATGAATGTTGTGCCTGTCAGAGCTCCTAATACACTTCCTCTAATTCTAGATCAAGGGTATGCTGGTGTTTTGCATGATTGGTAAGTTGTTGGTTTCAGTTTCTTCAGATGTTCTTCTGATTATCTTGATATTAAAATCTTCTTTTAGGTTAGGATTTGGTCTGACTGCTTTCACATCATGAACATCTTGCACATATAAGTGGCAAAGAAAATTTGCACATGATGGTGGATAGATGCTCATTTTGCTGCAGACGCTTTCAGCAGGTAGATTCGTAGTTCTAATTCATGTTTGGTGCAGGTGTGAACCCTTCCCCACATACGCCCGAACATACGATATGCTTCATGCAAATGGGCTACTCTCTCATCTCGGTTCAGACAGGTGTAGCATGAGGGATTTGTTCTTGGAGATGGATAGGATATTACGCCCTGAGGTATCTTTACTGCATCCCTTCTATCCTTATACACATGCTCGATTATTCCAGGAGGTTACCTATGAACTCTCTTAGTCTAAAATGTTTATTATGCCAAGTTGCCTCTCCAGACAGAAAGTTGTGTCCCTTTTTCCCCCTCACTTCTGGTTcctgtattttattttagttatttatttttactaatcAACTCTCAACAAATAACGTTCCATTTTGCAGCTTGATTGATGTCAAatcttgtttttcctttttgcctGTTTTCGTCTTTGGTGGTGCTTGTTGACTTGGCATGTGATTAGCCCCATAATGAATTTGACGAAATCATGTTTTCTTGTGCAAATAATTATGACTTGCTCGGTCATTTCTGTTATATTATTAACCTCATAGAACCCACTCAATTTTTTCgatatttaagaaatttaacATTTGACCTATGATTTATGTCAGGGATGGGTCATTCTTAGTGATAAAGTGGGAGCAATAGAGATGGCACGCATACATGCCACACAAGTACGCTGGGAGGCAAGGGTGATTGACCTTCAAAATGGCAGTGACCAGCGGCTGCTTGTTTGTCAAAAACCATTTGTGAGAAAATGATGGATTTAGACGAAGTCTTACCACATGAAAGTGTACAATTCTTTTTGCTCCGGTAATTTCTCTACTCTTTCACCAAACTGGCCGATATCCAACTACTGACGTGGAAAAGTAGTCATGTTAATTGTTTAAGCAGGTCTCATTTATTAGATCAGAGTAGGATTTTCCATTTAAAGCTTCATGAACTACTCAAAAATCCCATAATTCACTGATGCTGAAAGGccctttgcctatttaaagagTGTTGCTGCACCTTACTTTACTGGCGTATAGGATGGAGACTGAGCTCTAGACCGTGAGATCAAAGTGGATACAGACAGAACACACCCCCTTAGTGGGGCAACCAGGGACATGCCTCTAATGAGAGCTTAGGGATTGAACTAGCAGTGCCATGGTAAAGTTAACAAGAAATGTCTGCCTGTTTACTTCAATTATAAACTGAAGCAGCTTAATGCAACAAAGTCGTAAACGCAATAGAAATAGTAGAAACCACACCATTTATGGTTCTAATTATCCCTTTGTTTCATGTGTTTCATTCTTTCCCCGGTCATGAGAGCTTATCATCTATCCAACTCTCCCCAGCTAGATTATCACTGAACTAATGCCAGATGGCATTGGAACTTTTCATATTGATTAGAGGAATTCCTATCAGAAGATTGTAATGCTAGCTTCTGAGGCTATAAACTTCAAGAATCCCTGGtagtatgagagagagagagagagatgtatgATGATTTAAATTCATGTTCTGAGATATTTGTTGGGATTACTTTGTTGTGAAACTGAGGAGGTGTTGATGTTTTGCAGCTGACTAGGATGTTATCCATATTTATTATCAGAATATGAAAATCATATGAATGCAAATCCGTGTACTCTATGCTGGGAATCTTAAGGATCTGATGGCCTGGAATGGGGGTATGTGGAAGCTGTAGATTAGAAGGTTTGACGCCAAAGTAGCTgcacctatttttttttttttccccatttttttcctttttgtcacGGCTTTTGTAGTAATTCATTCAAtccattttttttcaaatttttgtccTATTTCTTTATTGATTTTGATAGAATGTCAAAGGGCCAGGAAATGTCTTGTgttacctctctctctctctctctctctcagcatTTTTGTGGCAAACATGTCAATAAAAGAATGAAGATGTCACATATACAAgtcttgttttctttattttacgttaatatataaaagagtaATGAGATacacattgaaaaaaaaaaatgataagaagaAAGGACATAAAtgacaatatatttttattttttgatattgggATAGAAGATTTGACTtgggaaaaacaaaacaaaacaaaaaaggtgtCTTTGCCGTGGATGTCAGAAAGTTAAAATGTGTTACAAAAGATCTGTGTCTTGAGAAggatttttaatgtttttttttttccagaaagtTAAAATGCGTTACAAAAGATCTATGTCTTGAGAAggatttttaatgttttttttccaAGTGGATGCGGTGCGTTAAATaacattgaaagaaaaatatacaattttagtTTGccataaaagaaacaataaaatgtataaTCATATGATGGTTACAAAATATTTTGTCATTATTGACGATGATCTTGAAagaatttatatatcaattaataatttaaatgattattattagataatttatttttattaaaattaaatattttaattaaaataaattgatgatcattaattgataaaaaataaaaaaatttatagttacGCAAGGTAGGAACTGTTAATATTCCATAGATCTGTAACTTTTTTCCTGATTCAGGagtattcacaaaaaaaataaataaaataaaaattcagtgTCCAAAAATCTATCTCCTAAGATTTGTATAAGGAAAATTCTGTCtcattaatgttaaaattttctaCAAAACTCTATTTCTTCTCCTATCTCTGGTTGCCATTTTTTCACCATATCTCTCAAAAATATCAGCCAAATCAACCAGCCCACCCTCTCTTAATTTCTTCCCTACCTCTTCAAACATTAAAACACCTTCCTCATTTGAATAATAATGCAAGAATTTATTGTAATCAAATCTAGGTACCTCAACTCCACTTTTCAGTGTTCTCTCAACATACTTCGTAGCTTCTAATAACTTCCCAGCCTTGACAAGACCACCAACAAAAATAGTATCAAAATTCACGAGTGGGTCACATCCTTTCCTTCCTCTCTTCCCCAAATGTCCTTGCAATAGCATTATATATGTGTGCATTATAGGTTCACAACCTCTCGATATCATCTCTCTGAATACTTGTGTCGCTTCACTGGCTCTTCTCAATCTCAGAAGCCCCTTGATCAAACTatggtatatatttatatctggTTTCTCAATCCTTTCAAAAACCTTGTAAGCTTCATTCACTCTGCCTCTTGCTAGAAGCCCATAAAGTAGCGATCCTAATGTCAAATTATCAGCTGCGATACCTCTCTTGCGCATTTCTTCAAACATTAGGTGGGCCTGAGCAATCTTGCCCCTTTGACACATCCAGTTTATCACAAGTCTGTAAGTTGAAAGCCCCAGATCTTCCATTCTCTTGGATCTCATCGCCTGGAAAAGTTTCATAGCCTCGTCGTATCGATTTATCTTGAAAAGGGTCTCCACCATTTTCTCAACGGCTTCGGTATCTGGTTCGAAACCTTCGTCCACCATTAAATTCCATACTTTCGAAGCTTCAATCAGATCACCCACATCGCAAAACCCCTCGATCAAATACTTGTAAGTAAACACATCAGGCTTAATCCAATCTTTGAGCTTGAAAACCACAAATTTAGCTTCCTCAACTAGTTTACACCCACAGAGCGTCTGGACGACCCTGTTCAAAGTCTGCAAACTGTAGTCGAATCCATACCCATTCATGGAGTGAAAAAACTCCACGCATTTCTTCAACTCCCTAGCTTTAGCGAGCGTCTTCAAAGCTATCCTGAAAGTCTGATCGTTCACCAAACGACGACGTCCCATCTCGTGAAGTATTTCCCAGAAGAGGTCGATGTTTCGGGATTTGCCGATCACATCGACCATCTTGTTGAACGAAACCGTGGTGTGGACGAAATGCGGGTGGGTTTGGGTGTATTTGAAGAAGCGGTAGAGGGGTCGCCATGATAAAGGGAAGTAGTTGCAGACCTGGAGGAAGAATTCGTGGTTGAGTTGGAAATCGCAGGAATTGAGGTTTGAGTGGAGTCGTGACTCGGGCGAGTTCTGTTGCTGATAGAGGATTGTGCAGACTCGGAGAAGGTGGGCTGAATTCACCGGTGAGATTGAGTTGGTTTGTGTGGACTCGGTGGACTCGAATTTTATGGAACGAAAATGGGTTATGATGGATTTAGCTAGCGTTCTTTGTCTGATCATTATCATTTCGTTGTTCG is a genomic window containing:
- the LOC107428860 gene encoding putative pentatricopeptide repeat-containing protein At1g26500; this encodes MIMIRQRTLAKSIITHFRSIKFESTESTQTNSISPVNSAHLLRVCTILYQQQNSPESRLHSNLNSCDFQLNHEFFLQVCNYFPLSWRPLYRFFKYTQTHPHFVHTTVSFNKMVDVIGKSRNIDLFWEILHEMGRRRLVNDQTFRIALKTLAKARELKKCVEFFHSMNGYGFDYSLQTLNRVVQTLCGCKLVEEAKFVVFKLKDWIKPDVFTYKYLIEGFCDVGDLIEASKVWNLMVDEGFEPDTEAVEKMVETLFKINRYDEAMKLFQAMRSKRMEDLGLSTYRLVINWMCQRGKIAQAHLMFEEMRKRGIAADNLTLGSLLYGLLARGRVNEAYKVFERIEKPDINIYHSLIKGLLRLRRASEATQVFREMISRGCEPIMHTYIMLLQGHLGKRGRKGCDPLVNFDTIFVGGLVKAGKLLEATKYVERTLKSGVEVPRFDYNKFLHYYSNEEGVLMFEEVGKKLREGGLVDLADIFERYGEKMATRDRRRNRVL
- the LOC125418591 gene encoding probable methyltransferase PMT5, with amino-acid sequence MRSFWWNKLSVIFGPRPPLSWLLLCFISALALIAVLGSSSSSAFDSITPTTVPDIYSNYRRLKEQAAVDYLELRSISLGATRQRELDLCGKERENYVPCYNVTANLLAGYKDGEEFDRHCELSREGERCLVRPPKDYKIPLRWPAGRDVIWSGNVKITKDQFLSSGSMTKRLMLLEENQIAFHSEDGLIFDGVKDYSRQIAEMIGLGSESEFRQAGVRTVLDIGCGFGSFGAHLLSLGVMPVCIAEYEVTGSQVQLALERGLPAMIGNFITRQLPYPSLSFDMVHCAQCGVLWDKKDGMLLLEVDRVLKPGGYFVLTSPASNPHGSSLSMKKKSMSTPIEELTEKICWSVLAQQDETFVWQKTADSRCYTTRKHTIPPCKEGHETQSYYRTLVSCISGTNSKHWSPIQNKSSGSKLSSAEIEIHGVQPEDFYEDLEVWRSALKNYWSLLTPLIFSDHPKRPGDEDPLPPFNMIRNVMDMSAHYGGLNAAFLEEKKSAWVMNVVPVRAPNTLPLILDQGYAGVLHDWCEPFPTYARTYDMLHANGLLSHLGSDRCSMRDLFLEMDRILRPEGWVILSDKVGAIEMARIHATQVRWEARVIDLQNGSDQRLLVCQKPFVRK